Proteins co-encoded in one Natronorubrum daqingense genomic window:
- a CDS encoding glycosyltransferase family 4 protein — MQIAFVSIETVHHHDTEANRRCQTVLEVLRDHGHDVHCFCAKFWDDESPSLERDDITYHAVTDDVASRRSFCLRLPFDLAAESPDVVHASARPPTTVLAAAGGAMLARTPLLVEWYGDDGVADDSWTQRAAKRGDRLVAPSELVATWVRERGGDGDRVETIPNPIDIDSIQEVSPGERVDVVYARRLDEGANLESLLLGLAELRDRDWSTTVIGDGPEREAYERLASDLRIDDRITFAGECSLEERLAAYRGAHVFAQTAERCVFPTEMCWALASGCVGIVEYHANSSAHELVEGWDRGFRTTSEEELADAILEAGNLEYRDFDDRFGAYDESVIGDRYLEQYRTLRDEQGLL; from the coding sequence ATGCAGATTGCGTTCGTCTCGATCGAGACGGTTCACCACCACGACACCGAGGCGAACCGGCGGTGCCAGACCGTCCTCGAGGTGCTACGCGATCACGGCCACGACGTTCACTGTTTCTGTGCAAAGTTTTGGGACGACGAGTCGCCCTCGCTCGAGCGAGACGACATTACGTATCACGCCGTCACGGACGACGTGGCGTCGCGGCGGTCGTTTTGCCTCCGGCTGCCCTTCGATCTGGCCGCGGAAAGTCCGGACGTCGTCCACGCGAGCGCTCGGCCGCCCACAACGGTGCTCGCCGCCGCGGGTGGGGCAATGCTCGCCCGGACACCCCTGCTCGTCGAGTGGTACGGCGACGACGGCGTCGCCGACGATTCGTGGACCCAGCGGGCGGCCAAGCGCGGCGACCGACTCGTCGCTCCCTCGGAACTCGTCGCGACGTGGGTCCGAGAGCGAGGGGGCGACGGCGACCGCGTCGAGACGATTCCGAACCCCATCGACATCGACAGCATTCAGGAGGTCTCGCCGGGCGAGCGAGTCGACGTGGTCTACGCCCGCCGACTCGACGAGGGCGCGAACCTCGAGAGCCTCTTACTCGGATTGGCGGAGCTTCGCGACCGAGACTGGTCGACGACCGTCATCGGTGACGGGCCGGAACGGGAGGCCTACGAACGCCTCGCGAGCGACCTCCGGATCGACGACCGAATCACGTTCGCCGGCGAGTGCTCGCTCGAGGAACGGCTCGCAGCCTATCGGGGCGCTCACGTCTTCGCCCAGACGGCAGAACGCTGCGTGTTCCCGACGGAAATGTGCTGGGCGCTAGCCTCGGGATGTGTCGGCATCGTCGAGTACCACGCGAACTCGAGCGCCCACGAACTCGTCGAGGGCTGGGACCGTGGCTTTCGCACCACGAGCGAGGAGGAGCTGGCCGACGCGATTCTCGAGGCGGGCAACCTCGAGTACCGCGACTTCGACGATCGATTCGGGGCGTACGACGAGTCGGTGATCGGGGATCGCTACCTCGAGCAGTACCGGACGCTACGGGACGAACAGGGTCTATTATAG
- the trpB gene encoding tryptophan synthase subunit beta, whose protein sequence is MSDGVFDGYGGRHVPDPLLEPLEQLATAYDDVAESEAFQTELRDLLEEFAGRPTPLYYARNLSERYGAEIYLKREDLLHGGAHKINNVLGQALLAKRAGRERLIAETGAGQHGTATAMVGALLDLETEIYMGAKDVARQEMNVFRMRLMGAEVNEVTRGEQGLADAVDAALEDFAENVDDTHYLVGSVVGPDPFPRMVRDFQSVIGREARAQIRDRTGGLPDAAVACVGGGSNAIGLFHAFRDDDVDFYGAEGGGEGADSSRHAAPLASGADDVIHGMKTRVIDDDVDVHSVSAGLDYPGVGPEHAMYRAVGRCEYTGITDEEALAAFRELSETEGIVPALESSHAIARAIHLAEAGEHDTILVNLSGRGDKDMETAASKFDL, encoded by the coding sequence ATGTCCGATGGTGTCTTCGACGGCTACGGCGGCCGTCACGTCCCCGACCCGCTTCTCGAGCCACTCGAGCAACTCGCGACGGCCTACGACGACGTCGCCGAGAGCGAGGCGTTCCAGACCGAACTGCGCGACCTCCTCGAGGAGTTCGCCGGGCGACCGACCCCGCTGTACTACGCCCGAAACCTGAGTGAACGCTACGGGGCCGAAATCTACCTCAAACGCGAGGATCTGCTCCACGGCGGCGCACACAAGATCAACAACGTGCTCGGGCAGGCGCTGCTGGCCAAACGCGCCGGTCGAGAGCGACTGATCGCCGAGACGGGGGCCGGCCAACACGGCACCGCGACGGCCATGGTCGGCGCGCTGCTCGACCTCGAGACGGAGATCTACATGGGCGCGAAAGACGTCGCGCGCCAGGAGATGAACGTCTTCAGGATGCGACTCATGGGTGCCGAGGTCAACGAGGTCACGCGCGGCGAGCAGGGCCTCGCAGACGCCGTCGACGCCGCGCTCGAGGATTTCGCGGAGAACGTCGACGACACCCACTACCTCGTGGGCAGCGTCGTCGGCCCCGATCCGTTCCCGCGGATGGTCCGGGACTTCCAGTCCGTCATCGGGCGAGAAGCCCGCGCGCAGATTCGCGACCGGACGGGCGGCCTCCCCGACGCCGCGGTCGCCTGCGTCGGCGGCGGGTCGAACGCCATCGGCCTCTTTCACGCCTTCCGAGACGACGACGTGGACTTTTACGGTGCCGAAGGCGGCGGTGAGGGTGCGGACTCGAGTCGCCACGCGGCGCCGCTGGCGTCGGGGGCCGACGACGTCATCCACGGCATGAAGACTCGAGTCATCGACGACGACGTCGACGTCCACTCCGTCTCGGCCGGCCTCGACTACCCCGGCGTCGGTCCGGAACACGCCATGTACCGTGCCGTCGGCCGCTGTGAGTACACCGGAATCACCGACGAAGAGGCCCTCGCGGCCTTCCGCGAACTGAGCGAGACGGAAGGCATCGTCCCCGCCCTCGAGTCCAGTCACGCCATCGCCCGCGCGATCCACCTCGCCGAAGCCGGCGAGCACGACACCATCCTCGTGAACCTCTCGGGCCGTGGCGACAAGGATATGGAAACCGCCGCCTCGAAGTTCGACCTGTAA